A genomic region of Dreissena polymorpha isolate Duluth1 chromosome 4, UMN_Dpol_1.0, whole genome shotgun sequence contains the following coding sequences:
- the LOC127879894 gene encoding protein PML-like isoform X4 codes for MADFYCETCVKFYCGKCIGMHSQLFIKHAPYGRGDLKKWPVAKQVEDFLLKCDVHKDKNIELFCDNHIELCCTNCAILNHRHCQKITLISDIVKSQSTDLQQLSVSIQTILKELKKLQDNQEASIQYVQSSYDEQLHKIQNTRREINAALDTIEQKTRKEMLDTLTKLQASTKSEADKCIRLRDELKQLRDATQDISDKNKQELSFIATRKCEEIIKQSKTFLKSTLQDKFYISFQPNSEIVQYLTTLLGLGKIERMMVQDNSNKVITVKGKSEHNVKVSSDLEECSITAILVLPAKQIFVADNRNKKVKLLDQQYQVVSHCSVTGNPHALCDITPSEVAVTVNEDDKNIHEVQFITVNNRQLVIGRKLQLQHECVGIAFHQGDMYITALTALYKYTLNGKLVSKMYEDTSDSYTAQAPHSGQGWFSPGHIH; via the exons ATGGCTGATTTCTACTGTGAAACTTGTGTTAAATTTTATTGCGGAAAATGTATTGGCATGCACAGccagttatttataaaacatgccCCCTATGGAAGGGGAGATTTGAAGAAATGGCCAGTGGCAAAGCAGGTGGAAGATTTTCTATTGAAATGCGACGTCCATAAAGATAAAAACATTGAATTGTTTTGTGATAATCACATTGAGCTGTGCTGCACAAACTGTGCAATTCTTAATCACAG ACACTGCCAAAAGATAACTCTTATATCCGACATCGTAAAAAGCCAGTCTACAGACCTTCAACAACTTTCAGTTTCTATCCAAACTATTCTAAAAGAGTTGAAGAAACTTCAAGACAACCAAGAGGCTAGCATTCAGTATGTGCAAAGTTCATATGATGAACAGTTACACAAGATACAGAACACTCGCAGAGAAATAAATGCAGCCTTAGACACTATTGAACAGAAGACACGAAAGGAAATGTTAGATACTCTAACCAAACTGCAGGCCTCTACCAAAAGTGAAGCTGATAAATGCATCAGACTTAGGGATGAATTGAAACAACTTCGAGACGCCACACAGGACATAAGTGATAAAAACAAGCAGGAGTTATCCTTCATTGCCACCAGAAAATGCgaggaaataataaaacaatctaAAACTTTTTTGAAGAGCACTCTTCAGGataaattttatatatcatttcAGCCTAACAGTGAAATTGTACAGTACTTGACAACACTGTTAGGTCTTGGGAAGATTGAACGAATGATGGTACAAGATAATTCAAACAAGGTTATCACTGTGAAGGGCAAGTCTGAACACAATGTGAAAGTATCAAGTGATTTAGAGGAATGCAGTATCACAGCCATCCTTGTTCTCCCAGCCAAACAGATCTTTGTTGCAGACAACAGGAATAAGAAAGTCAAGCTTCttgaccagcagtaccaggtggtgagtcactgtagTGTGACTGGCAATCCACATGCCCTGTGTGatatcacacccagtgaggtggcTGTTACTGTGAATGAAGATGATAAGaacatacatgaggtccagttcaTCACAGTCAACAACAGACAGCTGGTAATAGGAAGAAagcttcagttacaacatgaatgtgtTGGTATTGCCTTCCACCAGGGAGACATGTATATTACTGCTTTAACTGCACTGTACAAGTATACACTGAATGGGAAACTTGTCAGCAAGATGTATGAGGATACATCAGACAGTTATACAG
- the LOC127879894 gene encoding protein PML-like isoform X3: protein MADFYCETCVKFYCGKCIGMHSQLFIKHAPYGRGDLKKWPVAKQVEDFLLKCDVHKDKNIELFCDNHIELCCTNCAILNHRHCQKITLISDIVKSQSTDLQQLSVSIQTILKELKKLQDNQEASIQYVQSSYDEQLHKIQNTRREINAALDTIEQKTRKEMLDTLTKLQASTKSEADKCIRLRDELKQLRDATQDISDKNKQELSFIATRKCEEIIKQSKTFLKSTLQDKFYISFQPNSEIVQYLTTLLGLGKIERMMVQDNSNKVITVKGKSEHNVKVSSDLEECSITAILVLPAKQIFVADNRNKKVKLLDQQYQVVSHCSVTGNPHALCDITPSEVAVTVNEDDKNIHEVQFITVNNRQLVIGRKLQLQHECVGIAFHQGDMYITALTALYKYTLNGKLVSKMYEDTSDSYTAQAPHSGQGWFSPGHIH from the exons ATGGCTGATTTCTACTGTGAAACTTGTGTTAAATTTTATTGCGGAAAATGTATTGGCATGCACAGccagttatttataaaacatgccCCCTATGGAAGGGGAGATTTGAAGAAATGGCCAGTGGCAAAGCAGGTGGAAGATTTTCTATTGAAATGCGACGTCCATAAAGATAAAAACATTGAATTGTTTTGTGATAATCACATTGAGCTGTGCTGCACAAACTGTGCAATTCTTAATCACAG ACACTGCCAAAAGATAACTCTTATATCCGACATCGTAAAAAGCCAGTCTACAGACCTTCAACAACTTTCAGTTTCTATCCAAACTATTCTAAAAGAGTTGAAGAAACTTCAAGACAACCAAGAGGCTAGCATTCAGTATGTGCAAAGTTCATATGATGAACAGTTACACAAGATACAGAACACTCGCAGAGAAATAAATGCAGCCTTAGACACTATTGAACAGAAGACACGAAAGGAAATGTTAGATACTCTAACCAAACTGCAGGCCTCTACCAAAAGTGAAGCTGATAAATGCATCAGACTTAGGGATGAATTGAAACAACTTCGAGACGCCACACAGGACATAAGTGATAAAAACAAGCAGGAGTTATCCTTCATTGCCACCAGAAAATGCgaggaaataataaaacaatctaAAACTTTTTTGAAGAGCACTCTTCAGGataaattttatatatcatttcAGCCTAACAGTGAAATTGTACAGTACTTGACAACACTGTTAGGTCTTGGGAAGATTGAACGAATGATGGTACAAGATAATTCAAACAAGGTTATCACTGTGAAGGGCAAGTCTGAACACAATGTGAAAGTATCAAGTGATTTAGAGGAATGCAGTATCACAGCCATCCTTGTTCTCCCAGCCAAACAGATCTTTGTTGCAGACAACAGGAATAAGAAAGTCAAGCTTCttgaccagcagtaccaggtggtgagtcactgtagTGTGACTGGCAATCCACATGCCCTGTGTGatatcacacccagtgaggtggcTGTTACTGTGAATGAAGATGATAAGaacatacatgaggtccagttcaTCACAGTCAACAACAGACAGCTGGTAATAGGAAGAAagcttcagttacaacatgaatgtgtTGGTATTGCCTTCCACCAGGGAGACATGTATATTACTGCTTTAACTGCACTGTACAAGTATACACTGAATGGGAAACTTGTCAGCAAGATGTATGAGGATACATCAGACAGTTATACAG CACAAGCTCCTCACTCTGGCCAGGGATGGTTCAGTCCTGGCCACATTCACTGA
- the LOC127879894 gene encoding uncharacterized protein LOC127879894 isoform X1: MADFYCETCVKFYCGKCIGMHSQLFIKHAPYGRGDLKKWPVAKQVEDFLLKCDVHKDKNIELFCDNHIELCCTNCAILNHRHCQKITLISDIVKSQSTDLQQLSVSIQTILKELKKLQDNQEASIQYVQSSYDEQLHKIQNTRREINAALDTIEQKTRKEMLDTLTKLQASTKSEADKCIRLRDELKQLRDATQDISDKNKQELSFIATRKCEEIIKQSKTFLKSTLQDKFYISFQPNSEIVQYLTTLLGLGKIERMMVQDNSNKVITVKGKSEHNVKVSSDLEECSITAILVLPAKQIFVADNRNKKVKLLDQQYQVVSHCSVTGNPHALCDITPSEVAVTVNEDDKNIHEVQFITVNNRQLVIGRKLQLQHECVGIAFHQGDMYITALTALYKYTLNGKLVSKMYEDTSDSYTVFKCAVSPTGDKLYIINYQHKLLTLARDGSVLATFTDHALEYPFGLHVTPAGQVLVSGWGPNTILQVDSEGKRKLATLASEDGVLKPMSVCYNRHTASIIVGLLGLYNKSSIIVFKVG, encoded by the exons ATGGCTGATTTCTACTGTGAAACTTGTGTTAAATTTTATTGCGGAAAATGTATTGGCATGCACAGccagttatttataaaacatgccCCCTATGGAAGGGGAGATTTGAAGAAATGGCCAGTGGCAAAGCAGGTGGAAGATTTTCTATTGAAATGCGACGTCCATAAAGATAAAAACATTGAATTGTTTTGTGATAATCACATTGAGCTGTGCTGCACAAACTGTGCAATTCTTAATCACAG ACACTGCCAAAAGATAACTCTTATATCCGACATCGTAAAAAGCCAGTCTACAGACCTTCAACAACTTTCAGTTTCTATCCAAACTATTCTAAAAGAGTTGAAGAAACTTCAAGACAACCAAGAGGCTAGCATTCAGTATGTGCAAAGTTCATATGATGAACAGTTACACAAGATACAGAACACTCGCAGAGAAATAAATGCAGCCTTAGACACTATTGAACAGAAGACACGAAAGGAAATGTTAGATACTCTAACCAAACTGCAGGCCTCTACCAAAAGTGAAGCTGATAAATGCATCAGACTTAGGGATGAATTGAAACAACTTCGAGACGCCACACAGGACATAAGTGATAAAAACAAGCAGGAGTTATCCTTCATTGCCACCAGAAAATGCgaggaaataataaaacaatctaAAACTTTTTTGAAGAGCACTCTTCAGGataaattttatatatcatttcAGCCTAACAGTGAAATTGTACAGTACTTGACAACACTGTTAGGTCTTGGGAAGATTGAACGAATGATGGTACAAGATAATTCAAACAAGGTTATCACTGTGAAGGGCAAGTCTGAACACAATGTGAAAGTATCAAGTGATTTAGAGGAATGCAGTATCACAGCCATCCTTGTTCTCCCAGCCAAACAGATCTTTGTTGCAGACAACAGGAATAAGAAAGTCAAGCTTCttgaccagcagtaccaggtggtgagtcactgtagTGTGACTGGCAATCCACATGCCCTGTGTGatatcacacccagtgaggtggcTGTTACTGTGAATGAAGATGATAAGaacatacatgaggtccagttcaTCACAGTCAACAACAGACAGCTGGTAATAGGAAGAAagcttcagttacaacatgaatgtgtTGGTATTGCCTTCCACCAGGGAGACATGTATATTACTGCTTTAACTGCACTGTACAAGTATACACTGAATGGGAAACTTGTCAGCAAGATGTATGAGGATACATCAGACAGTTATACAG TGttcaagtgtgctgtgagtcccacaggggacaagtTGTACATCATCAACTACCAGCACAAGCTCCTCACTCTGGCCAGGGATGGTTCAGTCCTGGCCACATTCACTGACCATGCACTAGAATACCCATTTGGtcttcatgtgacacctgcaGGCCAAGTGCTGGTCAGTGGATGGGGGCCCAACACTATCCTACAAGTAGATAGTGAGGGCAAGAGAAAGCTGGCTACACTTGCTTCGGAGGATGGAGTGTTGAAACCAatgtcagtctgctacaacagacaCACTGCCTCCATCATTGTGGGATTATTGGGATTATACAACAAGAGTAGTATCATCGTGTTCAAAGTGGGATAG